The Apodemus sylvaticus chromosome 17, mApoSyl1.1, whole genome shotgun sequence genome contains a region encoding:
- the LOC127667648 gene encoding phosphoglycerate kinase 1-like, with product MRVDFNIPVKNNQTTNNQRIKAALPSIKFCLDNGTKSVVLMSHLGQPDRPAVPMPDKYSLEPVAAQLKSLLGKDVLFLKDCVGPKVENACANPAARTVILLENLCFHAEEEGKGKDASGNKVKAELAKVDASRASLSKLGDVYVNDAFRTAQRAHSSMVGVNLPPNASGFLMKKELNYFAKALESPERPFLAILGGAKVADKIQLINNMLAKVNEMMIGGGIAFTFLKVLNNMEIVTSLYNEEGAKIVKDRMSKAEKNGVKITLPVDFVTADKFDENAKTGQATVASGIPAGWLGLDCGIESSKKYAEAVDRAKQIVWNGPVGVFEWEVFARGTKSLMDEGVKATSRGCITIIGGGSTATCCA from the coding sequence ATGAGGGTGGACTTCAACATTCCTGTGAAGAACAACCAGACAACAAATAACCAAAGGATCAAGGCTGCTCTTCCAAGCATCAAATTCTGCTTGGACAATGGAACCAAGTCGGTTGTCCTCATGAGCCACCTGGGACAGCCTGATAGACCGGCTGTTCCCATGCCTGACAAGTACTCCTTGGAGCCAGTTGCTGCCCAACTCAAATCTCTGCTGGGCAAGGATGTTCTGTTCTTGAAGGATTGTGTGGGCCCAAAAGTCGAGAATGCCTGTGCCAACCCAGCGGCTAGGACTGTCATCCTACTGGAGAACCTCTGCTTTCAtgcagaggaagaagggaagggaaaagatgCTTCAGGGAACAAGGTTAAAGCTGAGTTGGCCAAAGTTGATGCTTCCCGAGCCTCACTGTCCAAACTAGGAGATGTCTATGTTAATGATGCTTTTAGGACTGCACAGCGAGCCCACAGCTCCATGGTGGGTGTGAATCTGCCACCGAATGCTAGTGGGTTTTTGATGAAGAAGGAACTGAACTACTTTGCCAAGGCTTTGGAGAGTCCAGAGCGACCCTTCCTGGCTATCTTGGGAGGAGCTAAAGTTGCAGACAAGATCCAGCTGATCAATAATATGCTAGCCAAAGTCAATGAGATGATGATTGGTGGTGGAATAGCTTTTACCTTCCTTAAGGTGCTCAACAACATGGAGATTGTCACATCTCTGTATAATGAAGAAGGAGCCAAGATTGTCAAAGATCGCATGTCCAAAGCTGAGAAAAATGGTGTAAAGATTACTTTGCCTGTTGACTTTGTCACTGCTGACAAATTTGATGAGAATGCCAAGACTGGCCAAGCTACTGTGGCCTCTGGCATACCTGCTGGCTGGCTGGGCTTAGACTGTGGCATTGAGAGCAGCAAGAAATATGCTGAGGCTGTGGACCGAGCTAAGCAGATTGTTTGGAATGGTCCTGTTGGGGTGTTTGAATGGGAAGTCTTTGCCAGGGGTACCAAGTCACTCATGGATGAGGGGGTGAAAGCCACTTCTAGGGGCTGCATCACTATCATAGGTGGTGGAAGCACTGCTACTTGCTGTGCCTAA